DNA sequence from the Coffea eugenioides isolate CCC68of chromosome 9, Ceug_1.0, whole genome shotgun sequence genome:
AGAGATGGAAATGATTCTCTCATTGCAGTGCAGTTGACTGTCGATCTTAAACCCAGTCTTCCAGGTCTGACTTTCAAACATTCTCCCTTACCCTTTATTCTGTTGTATTAGTTCTTTTGATCTAGCATTAATACTGAGTCATTATAATTCACAGTATTCTTAATTTGATAGTTTGGTTGATCCCTTCAATAATATAGTTTCTGAACAAGTTCACCAGAGTTCAGCATTCCCTTGTTGTATACTGTTTGTCATTCTTTACTCCTTCAGCTCCCCCAGTAACTATAAGGAGGATTGAAAAACCTTGTAGTCTCGAGAATTAGGATATTTGTGTTTTCTAGGACATCTTTTTTTTAGTTCTCCACATATCCTGGAACATTCTTCATCAGCAGAATTGGGGCACAAGGGTAGCAATAACTTTGACAATTGATTTTTGTGTTATCTTGTATGTTGGCCTTCAGGGTCATGCTTGCAAAATTGAATATGTTGTTGCAGGGAGATGAGTTCTTGTATGTACTTGCAGACGTACTGGTCATGTATGCATAATAATTTCTCATAGTTATATGTCAGGATGGAAAAATCAAAGTAGTTGTCAAACTGCCAAGTCATATATTCATAGATGCAGCATGTTTGTGCATGTGCATGAGAATAGAATACAAGGACGAGTAAGAAATTGGATGAGCCCTTTATTAAAGCTTATGCACCCAAACACAAGGCATTAGTTTAGTCTACAAACAACTACGTTTGGAATTTATGATGCTAATGTCCAAATGTGAAATATGAAAACCTTATAATCGTAAAAGATCAATACAGGAAAATTATATTTGTGTGCATTAATCTTGAGGATACTGGTTTACTTGAACTTGCAGAAGGAATCTTTTAGTTTAGCTAGATGTCCGTTAGCTGTATTTGCTATTGAGAaagtattttattttgaaaaccaGGGCTGATATTCCCCCCCTCTCCAGATAACTGAATCCTTTGTGTAGACTTTTACTAATGGAAATGAATGATCATTTGTGTGGAAAGATATAGGTGGTCATAAGAAATGTTTTCTGTGTATGACGAGTTTATATCCTGATATTTTGATGAGAATCTCTCTAGATAGATCTAAGTGTTCCTTTTTGTTTACATCTTAAAAGCCCTTGCCTTTGACCTAACAGCTGAAGCTGAGAGGATCCGCAAATGTAGAGGACGTGTTTTTGCCCTTCAGGATGAACCCGACGTTGCAAGAGTTTGGTTGCCTAATAATGATTCTCCTGGTCTAGCCATGGCTCGTGCTTTTGGAGACTTCTGTCTCAAGGATTTTGGTCTAATCTCCGTGCCTGAAATCTCATACAGACGTCTGACGGAAAAGGATGAGTTCATTGTCCTGGCAACTGATGGGGTATGTAATCAGATATTGATTTTTAAAATCAATTCATTGCTTCCTTTTTGTGATCACCTGCTCATTCCTCCATCTTATAAATTTGAACCATCTTTGTTTGAACTATCTTAGATTTGGGATGTTCTGTCAAACAAAGAAGTAGTGGATATAGTGGCTTCATCCCCTGCACGTTCATCTGCTGCCCGTAGGTTGGTCGAGTCAGCAGTTCGAGCTTGGAGGTCCAAATACCCGACTTCAAAAGTTGATGACTGTGCTGTGGTTTGCCTCTTCCTTGATTCAGATATAAACAATTTCTCTACTGCTTCCACTGCAAAATCAAAAGAGCAGGGTGAAGTAAGCACCGAGAAAGAAGATGTCGATACCCCAACTGGATTGATGCGTTCTGGCACGGTTAGAGCAGCGGACAACAGTCTTGTTCAAGAACAAAGCAAGGAAGAAGCTGCAGAAGAAAGCAAAGAGGAAGCCTCAGAATATGAGGAAGTGGGAAAAGAGTGGTCTGCCCTTGAAGGAGTGTCCCGTGTGAATACATTGTTGACCCTGCCAAGGTTTGTGCCTAGCAAAGAAGATGAGAAAGCTGCAGGAGAGACGAAGAAGCGGAAATGACAAAAGGGTAAAAAGCCTATAGTCtgaattgatttatttttttttccattttacaGTACTTGTCTCATTTTGATCTCTCTGTTTAGTTTCATTTAtggtttcttttctctttgtagagaaaagaaggaaaaaaaaaaatagggccATTCATATTTGTTCTCTACCGGAGAGGTGGACCCGGCTATATTAGGGAGCTCGGGAGTcatcctttctctctctctctctctctcgtgtGGGAAGGATTGGAATTTTGTAGAATCCAACTCTCCCTGTTCCTTAAAAGTTTGTGTGATGTTTTTTACACTGTCATGTTGGGAATAATTGTGGTAATGGAAGCTTTAATTCAATTCAAGTTGCAGATTTTTGTTTACTTgtcatctctctctctccctctcgtgggctaatttcttagattataggttaaaaaaaaaacaatcccGCAAATGCACCTCTGACATGGGCATTTTCTTGTTCTATAGCGGCCGTGctgaataaaaaaataaaaaattcagtTCCGTAATGTCAACCGTCTGCAAAGTTCAACAAATTCAGTGCGCCAGTTGAACAAATTCAGAGGCGCAGTGTCTGCGAAATGTCAGGCGCGGACGTGCCCAGTCAGCACGTCCGCGCCAGAGAAACAGACTGCTCCGCTGCTGAGCATCTGTCAGCGCGGACGTGCTGACTGGGCACGTCCGCTGCCGACAAAAAATCAATGCTGTCGGTTGTGTCAGTCGCggtttttggaatttttggttaCGGTTTTTGCGTTAATTTTTTAGTTTTAGGTTTTAGGTTTTTAGCATTAGGGTTTTTTCGTTAGGGTTTTAGGTTTTTAGCattagggttttagggttttgGATTTTTAGCATTAGGGTTTTAGATTTTAGGGTTTTGTGCGGGCAATATAATTGAATTTAAGTTATGAATTATGTGATTTTGTATGTTTCCTTCAAGATAGACGGGAATTAATTTTACAagtttataataaaaaattactaATTTTTAGTATTTCAAATTAAGAACAAAAGCTAAcacttattttaaattttaaatttaattacTTTAGTTTTGAATTGGACTAACTCGTATATTTCATTTGGGCTTACATTCATTGCTGATTGGGCACGGCTGGTGACagctttttgaaaaaaaaaaagcgtcaGGCGCCTGACAGTCAAAAGGCGTCAGGTGCCTGACATTTGACTGTCAGGCGCCTGACCAAGGCCTTTTTGACCCAGCTgactgcttttttttttttaaaaaaaaaaaaccttgcgGCCGTGCTGAGTCAGCACGGCCGCTATAGTTTTAGTCAGCACGGCCGCTATAGTTTTAGAAAACAAACCTGTCAGAGATACATTTGGcggattgttttttttttaacctataATCTAAGAAATTAGCCCCTCTCGTGGTTAGGATTACTTTCATTGTCATAAAGGGATTGAAGTCCCTCTCGTGCTATAGTGATATGTGGGAAAGAGATGTGGAAGAGAAGAGAGGACTATCTATTCTAAGATATGCCCAGTTTTGGCCAGAAACCAATGGGGACGTCTGATCATTTGTCTGCATCCCTTGATGATTTTGTTGCATGATTTTCATATCCTAAGCCACAGATATTCGTTTTAGCTTCACTCACTTTGACTCTACATTTTCCAGCTATATTTATTAATTTCCTCTCCTAATTcttgcacacacacacacacacattctTCTTACCCTTTGAAATCATTGTACACAAAAATCTTTAGTCGGTACACAAAACTGATTGTTTAAGGTTAATTGGAATCAGTTAATAgatttttttaaaccatttctATAGGTTTCATGATTAACTACTAAAAAATAGGTTAGGTTTCATTtatctttgtttttattttttatttttaaacaaaaaactggGTCAGTTAAAGCTATCCAACACTCTTGTGGAATTGGACTCGGGGCAcggacggttgcaggtgcaaccgttCAAGGCAATTTTGGCCATTATCAACTGCGCGtaactttctttgtacatcgtgtaaattttttttcacaGGATGTATTTTCACAACAGATAGTGGTGGGCCCCACACTTGGCGCGGAAATCGAGTTACATGGTGTAATTTCAGtcgcacaaaattttgagggcaaATCTTGGCCCTTAAccgtgcagggacggtcatactgatgaccgtccctgccccaaatccTGTGGAATTCTATAGGTCTATTTATTCCCCCAATTTATCAATAATTTAGTGGTGTGATAAGTAGTGATTGTGAAATTTGAATCAAACGGTTCCAAATATGTGATGAAAGATTCAGATGTTCCTTCGGTTTTGAACGGGTCGAAGTTGATTGCCTTCGTAATATTGTATGGGCTGCATCGTTCCTGTGGTCTTGTCTCAGAATCATTGAGTCAGTGGATCTCCGGGGCCGACACCGATATTTAACAAAAGCATGTAGCACCTTTTACACTTAGCATTTGGCCCATCAATGATGTTTGGTTATCAAcacttgccaaaaaaaaaaaaaatcaaaatcaaaattttttcttttctacttacatcataaacacaatttttaatcacttttttatttcatatgtaTCATCATGTCACAAAAAGTGCTGTAATAATtgtttcaaataatctcctatcaaAACAAACTGAAATTGTGAGAGAAGCTTTGGATACTGATTTTTCCGTCTCATGaccaaaaacgaaaaaaaaatttatttaaattgcACTATAAAGTGGTGGCATCAATTTGTTAAAATTGGTACTCTCTCCGTCCCATGTCAACTTTGCATACATATAGTTTTAAGAAATTTAATCTTTGACCAACCATCAAGTAACTCTTTTTATGATTACCCCTTaactaaaattcaaattttattagttgtttttgaattttacacTAGTTTGTTAGAGCATTTAATGTTAAAACATAACTTTAATGCtctttttaaaaattgaatGAAGGGTAAAATTAAGAGGTTGGTCTTTTTTCATCTCCCTTTTAAGACCATGACAAATAATTTGGGACAACCCAAAATAGAAATCAAGACTAGTAAAATGGGATGGAGCCATGGAGGGAGTGCTTCTTTTAAAGTTTCCTTGTTTTAGAATTTTAGGTAattaccctttttctttctcatttGTGCTTGTTAATTACTCTTATCCGTCAAAATGATTAgtagaaatagaaaaaaaaaaatcaaggaatAATTTCCTCTGAGGTTTCTGtctgtttggataggagattatttagaataattttgTAGATTAATATTGTAGTACTTTttatgatttgatatatgtgagataaaaaaaaaatagttagaaagataaaaacaaatcaaattaatttttttgcaaATAAGAATTTATCCAAAAACACCCACATTATAAATGTTTATTTGTTTAGCAGCCGTAACTTTCCACAAAATCTGACtagaattcatgatatgatgaATAGTTCATATCCTTTCTCCTTCCAACCAACGGCTGTAGAAATGCAGTGACTCCCGCGGCTTGTACTCCGGTACCGTGTGTCCAGCCCCCTGCGTATACCATATCCATGCATAGCCATTGTTAATAGTAACATTAAGGGCATATTCTATCAAGAAACTTCATCTATAGTTTGATAAGCAAACTTGAGCAAGAGGGAAACAAACAACAAACTTTCTATGGAGAATTTTGTACCTTTACGGTGAGAAAAGTCAAATTATGGGCATACTTTTGTAAATACCTGCAAATAGAGACCATATCTCTTTGATTAAAAGttttattttgtcatcatcCACAGCAAATTTAACATAAAAGTGAACAACAATTTCTGTTTCAATAGAATACATTGACCTCCCACGAATATTATCATGAAGCTTTGTAACCAATCTGGTCATTAGAAAATGGTAAAAATTAATTAGAGGGTACCCGGCAATCTGGTGATTAGTCATCCAAGGCCTCCATTCGTCCTCAACCTTATAGCCGAGGGAGGCGGTCCATGCTTCGGTTCCGGTGAATGGGACACACATGTCATGATCCCCACTGTGGATAATATACACATTAATGGTGCGTCTAATAAAATTGAAACttaaaatttgaattctaaACTGTTAAGTcgttgaattgttaagtactaaaatTCTATCATTTGAACGCATTCTGCGTTAAATGATAAATAAacagtttatcacttatttgcTAGAATAAATTTTGTTTAGACAATTCAGACCCATCTAATTAATTAGGATGTTGTATCATTTATTGTCAAATACGTCTAAACatgttaaaatttgaatccattaaattttaGATATATGTGCAAGTAGAGTTTCAAGTTACCTGTAAATGAGAGCACGATATCCTTTGGACGTAAGATTGTGGTGGTAGGAAAGCATGCTTCCGGCATCATGGTTATATTCTAAGCCAGCCAAGCACAGGTTCCAATTTCCACTTTTCTAAGgatttcatcaaaatcaagagaGAAGATTAACTGAAGCAATATTTACTGCCAAAAATTGATTATTCTGAAAAACGAAGGCACACAGGAACATAGATGGAGCTAGGTTGATGTACCGGACTAGCATGAATGGCCTTCCTCACAGCTTCATCGTTCAGCCATGCGGTTGCTACTTCATCATTCTGTACTTCGATCAAGAAATCCCATGTACTTAATTTCTTTCATTGTAATCTAAACATAATCAAAAGGAAATGCATGTACATTCAAGGAATTTTTGAGATAATTAAACTTACTGTGCATGGAACGGAAACTCCTCGGGCTTGGAGTGATTGAGTTAATTGTGGCCATGTTGGAACAATCCCGTCTCTCACAGGAGCTCGATAAGGCCATGCACGACCAAACATCCTCTTTCTCACCGGCAGAGGCTTATCAGTCTTTCCCAGTTCTTGAAAGCTTTTTGGTAAGCTTGTATTCTTTGTGGACGTCGCTTCAGGGTTTTTCTTGTGATAGCACGGTTCCAATATATCATACATGTTCAACCCCATAATCAACTGACAATAAACAACAAAGAAAAGATTAGCCTAGCCTTTCTTTTCGTGTACATGAAACAAGTGATCCTTAATTAACTCGAGAGGGATTTGTTTGATAAATCACGTATCAATTAGCTATGGCTATAAAATATGAGAGTAAGTGGAGGAAAGCTTCTTTCTCACCTCTGCAATTTTTGCGAGTGCAGTTGTACATTGAGTTTTATCTTCATTTCTCTCGTAGTTCCCATCGCAAGCTACTTCTGCTTCCTGCATTTGCATGATTTACTTCTTTACTAAAACATTTTTCAAAAGAATTGCTTAATAAACTACGTAATCTTTGGCGAGGACACATTGGATTCAGAGTTTTAGGGTCTTAGGCTCTTAGGGAAAATTCAATGCTCAAATCTAATTCCGACAGTTGGAGGTGAGAAGggtcaaaagaaaaaggacacATTGGATTTCTGTTAGTTATACTGTTTGATTATAAAGATTTTAGTGTGATTGTTGTTCTAATAAATTTAGACAAACTTCTGGTATCTTATTTATTTTAAGATAAGGTCATACTAATGAGacatggggaaaaaaaaaaaaaaaaagcaatgcAGCACTagaattattatttatcaagtTTACTTGCCTTGAGAAGCTTATCGGATATAATGCCCATCCCATGTACAAACTGAATTAAAGAGTTCAGTCCATCAAATTCCGAATCGCAAAGTCCATTTCCGATCATGTATCCCTGCATCAATTTACAATGTAATTAAGCGATTACCTGCAAATCATTTTAAATTCAGCCAACCAAGAATCTCTTGTACATTAATTGTTAGCCACCTTTAAATTGATTTTTGGTTTGGCACCTTTTCTAATTCCTGCATAAGTTGTAAAgcaaaaaagtcaaaatctaGAAGCCAATTTGTAGAAAAATAATTGTCATGATGATGAGGGTACCTTTGGCCACTCTAGATACAAGAGTAGGTACATAAATGCCAGCATAAGACTCCCCAGTGATGTAAAATGGATTGGCTTGAAATTCTGGATATAGCTTAAACCACTGGTTTGATCCAAGAAAAGATAGTGTTATTAATTGTTGCAAGAGAATTTGAGCAACCATCTTCATCTACAATGCAGTCTACTTAATCGCTAATAATTTTCCCAATACCTTGCGGAGAAAAGTATGAGTGTCCGAGGCTGTTTGTAAATCTCCAGTTGGAATACTTGGGTATGAAAAGCCAACCCCAGATGGAGAATCCAAATAGATGATGTTTGAGACCTGCATGGCTCAGAAAATAGGAGAATTAAAAGAACATTTGCAAGATTTTGACTTCCAAATTACACTACTTGGAATCAGTTTCACCTTAGACCAGCTATGGGGGTTGAGATGCAAAATTGGATGCTCCCCTTGTTTCTGTGGTGCTTCAAAGTTAAAGGGTCCTGCCAGGAATTCCTTGATCAATTCGCATGAATGGGAAGGAAATTCAGTACAACAACTGCATGAAAGATACACACGCATTTGTGTTTGTAATTGTGGTTGGAAATATGGTACCATGTTCGTACACAAATCCATCAAAGCTAGAGCAACCAGGTCCACCATTAAGCCATAAGACAACAGGGTCTTTCGATGGATTTCTTTCTGACTCGACAAAATAGTAAAAGAGGTGTCTTCGAGTTGGATGACGCTGACCTTTGAATCTCACATACCTTCAAACATTTTTGCATGTAACGAAAAGCATGTAAGTAAATTTTTACGAAATCAATACCAACAACTAGCATTGGATGCGGAGGCACCTAATGTTCTATTActaatcaaaagaaaaacaacttcaaaatcAAAATAGCTAGAAATTACTGATATGATAATGTACCCTGAATAGTGTTTTGAAGGGAAAGTGCCATTAAATCCAGGCAGATGTGTGATAAGGGATGCTTTAGGTGCTGCTTCAAGAGGATCAGAAAACAGAACCACAAGGCTTACTACTAATATGCTGAATAGGTAGTGTTTAGGGACATCCATGAGCGGATGAATAAGAATATGTTATTCTTGAGTGAATGCTTAGAGAGGAGATTAACACAATTGTGCTGATTGCAAAGGAATGAGGATTTAAGCATGCATGATACAGAAGAATAAAGGAGCACAAAGACTAAGGATAGCTAGGAATGAGGAGCCAAAGGATATCCACAATAATGTAGTTTACAAAATCGTCTTTATGCTAATTAGTTCATGAAATAATGGGATTTTATTAACCAATCTCGGACAGTAGTTAGATGACATATATAACACCCCCTCTAATGTTACTTGTATCCATTggattttaaataaaaataaaaagtatctATAAATCAGGAGTGGAAATAGCTAACGGAATAAGATGATAAAGAAATATGATAATGATAAACTTAACTCTAGTATCAAAGGTCTTTCATTATGTATGTTAATGGGTCAAGTCTTACCTAAATCCAACTCAGACCCAATATATTTAGATAGGATTTGGGTTTAATTTGTTAAACTCGAATCCTAATCAAATCCAAACCCTGCGAAAGAGTCGTAAGTTTGGGAAGGGTCTAATTTTTTATGATCTAGAGCAAAACTCAGATCTAAATCGAGTGCTCCTAAACccatgtatgtgtgtgtgtatatatatatatataataatttaatattctaTGTCATTGTCATTGTAATTGGTACAAAACCTATTCAGGAGTAGGAGAAAAAGTAAGAgcaaacaaatgaaaaattgaaTAAAGATGTAAATGAAGTTTTGAAAATAGATAGTTTTAGTTGATAATAGTTTTTTTCTTTGAGTCCTTAATAAATTCAATATcttgaatgttaattttattatttaaaaataaaaattgaatggtatttatgttatttttgaactctatatatttttaaaatatttttactttagtTCTTCACTATATGTTCACAAAAAATATCCATGGATGCCCTCTAGATATCCAAACCCAAGAGGGTCCAAGTTTGGGTTTACTTTTTTAAACCCATATGGGTTTGGGTCTAACTCTGAATTCAACTATAATTTAATGGGTCTAAATTTGGATAAAAATGAATCAATTTAGACCCTTTCCATTGATATACCTATCTATcatctttgtattttctttatGCAAAATCTTCTGCATAGTAAATTGTTTAGTAGATTATTTGTCTGCGTTTTCTTGCATGATGTAACAAATCAAATTCATAAATCTTGAATGATTTGTTGTTTAACAACATCAATTGTCTATTTAGGAGAGAGAGGATGGGGGCTGAGTAGATATAGTCTCTACCAGCCTTTGGTGTCTACAAAAATGTACAGGTATTTTCTGCATGGATTTTCGTAAGTTTGATCTGTACCCAAAATTTTATTAGGACAGTATTAATTTACTCTAAATATTTTCACTTGAAGCACCTTGATGAACAGGATCTTATACTTCTTTTACCATTAATAATGCAATTAGCGGAAAATCacattttttgttgaaaaatccTATACTAAGCGGCATACGAGTTTAAGCGACAGAAACAGACTAAAAGATGGCTCACTGCCTTGACATT
Encoded proteins:
- the LOC113783171 gene encoding probable protein phosphatase 2C 33, encoding MGSCLSTESRSPLPSSPTSSVGRKRKGSLKRRPGSRNSSFDYKREEMLHRIPGRLFLNGSSEVASLFTQQGKKGTNQDAMIVWENFGSRTDTVFCGVFDGHGPYGHMVAKRVRDCLPLKLSAHWEVNIKNDDVLREISQNRTVSMNSEDTTYSSVSVDEEARVSIGVEDAEKHPEVFQTLKESFMKAFKVMDRELKMHTNIDCFCSGTTAVTLVKQGDDLVIGNVGDSRAILATRDGNDSLIAVQLTVDLKPSLPAEAERIRKCRGRVFALQDEPDVARVWLPNNDSPGLAMARAFGDFCLKDFGLISVPEISYRRLTEKDEFIVLATDGIWDVLSNKEVVDIVASSPARSSAARRLVESAVRAWRSKYPTSKVDDCAVVCLFLDSDINNFSTASTAKSKEQGEVSTEKEDVDTPTGLMRSGTVRAADNSLVQEQSKEEAAEESKEEASEYEEVGKEWSALEGVSRVNTLLTLPRFVPSKEDEKAAGETKKRK
- the LOC113782055 gene encoding serine carboxypeptidase-like 21, producing MDVPKHYLFSILVVSLVVLFSDPLEAAPKASLITHLPGFNGTFPSKHYSGYVRFKGQRHPTRRHLFYYFVESERNPSKDPVVLWLNGGPGCSSFDGFVYEHGPFNFEAPQKQGEHPILHLNPHSWSKVSNIIYLDSPSGVGFSYPSIPTGDLQTASDTHTFLRKWFKLYPEFQANPFYITGESYAGIYVPTLVSRVAKGIRKGAKPKINLKGYMIGNGLCDSEFDGLNSLIQFVHGMGIISDKLLKEAEVACDGNYERNEDKTQCTTALAKIAELIMGLNMYDILEPCYHKKNPEATSTKNTSLPKSFQELGKTDKPLPVRKRMFGRAWPYRAPVRDGIVPTWPQLTQSLQARGVSVPCTNDEVATAWLNDEAVRKAIHASPKSGNWNLCLAGLEYNHDAGSMLSYHHNLTSKGYRALIYSGDHDMCVPFTGTEAWTASLGYKVEDEWRPWMTNHQIAGYLQKYAHNLTFLTVKGAGHTVPEYKPRESLHFYSRWLEGERI